Part of the Alphaproteobacteria bacterium 33-17 genome, GAAATGCTTAATAAGCTTATTTTTAGAAAATTCTTCTAATTCTAAATATTCTGCAATTTCGCTAAATTCTGTGACCGCAATATTCATAAGAGGTGATTTGTATTTTGTATGCCTGTAAGTAACATTACCATTTGCATTTAAGATAATTGTCTCAAGAGCATCACGGTTATTTGCGACTAAATCAATTATACTTTCAGAAAAATTCTTTTGTGATGACAGCATCATTATGAGTGCCGAAGAGCATAAAAAAACAAATATAAAGCCAAATATTATAATCTCACGATTATAGCCTTTAGGGTTAGTCTCGCAAATATACAAAACCATAAAACACATTATAAGGCATGCGATAAAATTCATAAGCAAGTGTGCGTCGCTTACAAATTTTACAAATCTAGAAAGGCGAGAGTACATCTAAAATCTGGGTTCCAATTCTTGGTTGTTGTACGTTGCTTATGTTGCCGCGGCCACCATAAGAGATTCTTGCCTCTGCAATTTGATCGGAAGTAATCGAATTGTCAAGTCCGATATCTTCAGGTCTTGCTATACCTTCGATAAATACTTCACGTACTTCATTGTTAACCCTAACTTCCTGTGTGCCTCTTACCACTAGATTTCCGTTAGGAAGTATTTGTGTAACTGTTGCAGCAATTTGCATGCTAATGTTTTCTTTGCGGGCTATTTTGCCTTCGCCTGTATGATTAGCATTTCCGCTGAGATTAATTAACCTTGTTGGATCTAAAGTAGCTTTAGGTAAAAAGTTCTTTAATTTTGTATCAAAGCCCAAAAGGTTTGGTGCTGCCATGTTTTCACCTGTGCCACGTTTCTGTTCGGTTTTATTATTCATATCAGCTTTATCCTGAATATTAATAACAATCTTTACTATGTCGCCAACTCTGCGTGATCTTTCATCGCGGAAAAATGTACGATTGCCAGGTTGCCATAAAGAATTATGATTTTTAGGGGCAAATTCTGATTGAGCATTAGTTTGATCATTATTTGGAAAATCAACAGGTCTGTAACCGTTTTGATTTGTTGGGAACTCAACAGAGTTTAAAGGCGGTCTGTCGCCTATATAGCTTAACTTATCTATAGTGCTTGGGCAGGCACTTAATAAAGTAGGTATAATCATTAAAATGATTTTAGTATAATAAGACATAACATTATCGCTTTAAAGCTTTAGTAAATTATGGCAGTTTTTTCACCTGATACTTTTGCAGTGAAAATATTACCACTTCTTGTATTCTTGAGTTTGATCATATCATTCATTGATCCATTTTCAAGAGCTAAAGCTGTAACTTTTATAGAAATGTTTCCTTTTTCGTAAACAACATTTACAGATTCATTTTTATGTATTAATAGCGGTACATATACATCGCGTATATTTAATGGTTTATCAGCATTGGTACTTGTTCTAAGTGCCTTGCCTACCAGTTCTTCTTTTGTTTTAATCAGGTTATTATTCACCTTCTGCGATGGATAGCTAATAAAATAAATATCTGATTCTCTAACAACAGTGCCTGCGGATAATTGCGTTTGAAGTGCTGGTACTAAATAATTAAATGCGAATTTTCCCTGATATAACGCATTTTTATTATCTATCTTAAGTCCTACTCTAAAGGTATAGCCAAAATCATCTACATTAATGCTTGTGATGCAAATTTCATCTTTTATAAAGAAGTCATTATTTGACGTAAGTCTAACATCAATAGCTGATTTATGTTTTTGTTCAATTTCGCTTTTAATCAGGTCGTCCAATTCTTCCTGGCTTTGCACTGACATATCGCAAGAAGATGCAAGGCTGTATGTTGGATAAATACTAATTGAAAATAATATACATAAGAAAAAATATGGTTTGGAAATCATTGTAATAATCTAAATTTAATTTTTAATATCTTAGGAAATTTTTTAAATAAAGTCTAATAAAAAACCACCCTAAAAAATAGAGTGGTTTTTTTACATTAATTAATCATATTAGCTTGAGCGAATCTGATTAACAGTTTGCATCATCTGGCTTGCTGCTTGTATGAATGTTGAGCAGAATTCGTAAGCTCTCTGCGCCCTGATTAAACCTGTAATTTGGCTAACTAAGTTAATATTAGAATATTCCAGCCACTTTTGCTTTAGAGTACCAAAACCAACATCACCCGGGAATCCTTCTAAAGGTTCGCCAGAAGATTGAGATTGCTTAAGTAAGTTATCCCCGATAGCTTCTAAGCCTTTTTCATTTATGAATCTGTACAAGCTAAACTGACCTACTAATTGGGGATCGGGCTGATCAGTAAATTTTACAAAAACTTGTCCTTGTTCATTAATGTCAACGGCAATAGCGTCTTGGGGAATAATAAGACCTGGGGAAACAAGATAACCTGCCGATGTTACAATTTCACCATTTTGGTTAACGTTAAAAGCACCCGCTCTGGTGTAAGCAAAATCACCATTTGGCATTTCAACGCGGAAATATCCTTTGCCTCTGATTGCAACGTCTGTGTCGTTTTGGGTTTCCTGTAAATCACCTTGTGTAGTAATTCTGTATACGTTACCTGCGTTTACACCATGACCAATCTGAATACCTGTAGGTATGGTTGTTCCAACGTCTGAGGATATAAGACCCACGCGTTTTACGTTATCATACATAAGATCCTGGAACTCAATCCTTTGTTCTTTATATCCAATGGTCTGGCTGTTCGCAATATTATTTGAGAGAACTTCAATATTCTTTGCGTAAGCTTGCATTCCACTGGCTGCGATATCTAAGTTAATCATGAATTTC contains:
- a CDS encoding flagella basal body P-ring formation protein FlgA, giving the protein MISKPYFFLCILFSISIYPTYSLASSCDMSVQSQEELDDLIKSEIEQKHKSAIDVRLTSNNDFFIKDEICITSINVDDFGYTFRVGLKIDNKNALYQGKFAFNYLVPALQTQLSAGTVVRESDIYFISYPSQKVNNNLIKTKEELVGKALRTSTNADKPLNIRDVYVPLLIHKNESVNVVYEKGNISIKVTALALENGSMNDMIKLKNTRSGNIFTAKVSGEKTAIIY
- a CDS encoding flagellar basal-body rod protein FlgG, yielding MINLDIAASGMQAYAKNIEVLSNNIANSQTIGYKEQRIEFQDLMYDNVKRVGLISSDVGTTIPTGIQIGHGVNAGNVYRITTQGDLQETQNDTDVAIRGKGYFRVEMPNGDFAYTRAGAFNVNQNGEIVTSAGYLVSPGLIIPQDAIAVDINEQGQVFVKFTDQPDPQLVGQFSLYRFINEKGLEAIGDNLLKQSQSSGEPLEGFPGDVGFGTLKQKWLEYSNINLVSQITGLIRAQRAYEFCSTFIQAASQMMQTVNQIRSS